One window of Anaerobaca lacustris genomic DNA carries:
- a CDS encoding DegT/DnrJ/EryC1/StrS family aminotransferase: protein MRANKTSSNGRSRCVSRRDFLAAGCLVASSAGIGWRAAPAVGGLAAGPGDIPQIDPGYVGPQFFDKQEEQALLEVLESGSPFRYWGPGRPDKVRRFEDEFAKAMKTQFALGVTSGTAALDCAVAGLGIGPGDEVIVPAYTWWSDYTCVVHAGALPVFADIDGTLNLDPRDFERRITPRTKAVIAVHLLGGPCDMDPILEIARKRGIAVLEDCAQCVGGSYRGRRLGSLGDVGIYSFQINKIMTAGEGGAVVTSDPVIYERAARFHDMGTIRGLFTDRTGASRVQTFAGENFRMNEFSGAVLGAQLSKLDSMVAQMRRNARAVYDGIEDLPGVRLRNRPDPEGDIGYGVYFEMKDKAARDRCIQELRERKVPASTLTGSVLLPVEESVVSKRTRHPAWPSFNSPEGRTMQYGPDCCRQTLGVFDRFVQVRIGAKYTSRINDYLIDAIRQSYAAVA from the coding sequence ATGAGAGCGAACAAGACTTCCTCGAACGGTCGGTCTCGGTGTGTCAGCCGCCGAGATTTTCTCGCGGCCGGCTGTCTGGTGGCGTCGAGTGCAGGAATCGGCTGGCGGGCGGCGCCGGCGGTTGGCGGGCTGGCCGCTGGCCCGGGAGATATCCCGCAGATCGATCCGGGATATGTGGGACCCCAATTCTTCGACAAGCAGGAAGAGCAGGCCCTGCTGGAGGTGCTGGAATCCGGATCGCCGTTTCGCTATTGGGGTCCGGGCAGACCCGACAAGGTGCGCCGGTTCGAGGACGAGTTCGCCAAGGCCATGAAGACGCAGTTTGCGCTCGGCGTGACCTCCGGCACGGCGGCCCTCGACTGTGCGGTGGCGGGCCTGGGTATCGGGCCGGGCGACGAGGTCATCGTTCCCGCCTATACATGGTGGTCGGACTACACCTGCGTAGTCCACGCCGGGGCGCTGCCGGTGTTTGCGGACATCGACGGTACGCTCAACCTCGACCCGCGCGACTTCGAACGCAGGATCACCCCACGCACGAAGGCGGTCATCGCCGTGCACTTGCTTGGCGGGCCCTGCGACATGGACCCGATCCTGGAGATCGCCCGCAAGCGCGGCATCGCCGTTCTGGAGGACTGCGCCCAATGCGTCGGCGGCTCGTATCGCGGCAGGAGACTCGGCTCTCTCGGCGACGTGGGCATCTACAGCTTTCAGATCAACAAGATCATGACCGCCGGCGAGGGCGGCGCCGTTGTGACGAGCGACCCGGTGATCTACGAGCGGGCGGCCCGATTCCACGACATGGGTACGATTCGCGGACTCTTCACCGACCGGACGGGCGCCAGCCGGGTGCAGACCTTCGCGGGCGAGAACTTCCGGATGAACGAGTTCAGCGGTGCCGTGCTCGGGGCGCAACTGTCCAAGCTCGATTCCATGGTCGCACAGATGCGCCGCAACGCGCGAGCCGTGTACGATGGCATCGAGGACCTTCCCGGCGTCCGCTTGCGAAACCGCCCCGATCCGGAGGGCGATATCGGCTACGGCGTCTACTTCGAGATGAAGGACAAGGCGGCGCGCGACCGTTGCATTCAGGAGTTGAGAGAGCGCAAAGTCCCTGCATCCACGCTGACCGGCTCGGTGCTGCTGCCGGTCGAGGAGTCCGTAGTGAGCAAGCGGACCCGGCATCCCGCGTGGCCTTCGTTCAACAGCCCTGAGGGCCGGACGATGCAGTACGGCCCGGACTGTTGTCGGCAGACGCTGGGGGTCTTCGACCGATTTGTCCAGGTCCGAATCGGAGCGAAGTACACCTCGCGCATCAACGACTATCTCATCGACGCGATTCGTCAGAGTTACGCCGCTGTCGCATGA
- a CDS encoding type II secretion system protein — translation MRTGRGFTLIELLVVVAIISVLMAVLMPALQRAREQGRRAACLNNTKSLVLAWLMYAEENAGRLPRAQASEDSAVTDCWVRKPAGTLPVESPVEEQIEALQAGVLFRYAPNAKVFRCPVAAKTEMRTYSIVHAMNGYDFGGIAPVCKRIQDVKQPGTRIVFIDDYGEDYDAAWAVHYDLPKWWNPIPMRQQGDGGLACGRARRVL, via the coding sequence ATGCGAACGGGTCGAGGCTTCACACTGATCGAGCTTCTGGTAGTGGTCGCCATCATCTCGGTGCTGATGGCCGTCCTGATGCCGGCGTTGCAGCGGGCGCGGGAGCAGGGCCGGCGGGCGGCGTGCCTGAACAACACGAAGAGCCTGGTGCTGGCGTGGTTGATGTACGCCGAGGAGAACGCAGGCCGGCTGCCCCGGGCGCAAGCGAGCGAGGATTCGGCGGTCACGGATTGCTGGGTGCGCAAGCCGGCGGGGACGTTGCCGGTCGAGTCGCCGGTCGAGGAGCAGATCGAGGCGTTGCAGGCGGGTGTTCTGTTTCGTTATGCGCCGAACGCCAAGGTGTTTCGTTGCCCTGTGGCGGCCAAGACGGAGATGCGGACGTACAGTATCGTTCACGCCATGAACGGCTACGACTTCGGGGGGATTGCACCGGTCTGCAAGCGGATTCAGGATGTCAAGCAGCCGGGGACGCGGATCGTGTTCATCGACGATTACGGCGAGGACTACGACGCCGCGTGGGCCGTGCACTACGACCTGCCCAAATGGTGGAATCCCATTCCCATGCGGCAGCAA